The Streptomyces sp. NBC_01244 genome contains a region encoding:
- a CDS encoding sensor histidine kinase — protein sequence MRCQEVHVRPDPSAPSDSGSDPDDRWLALVMRVTFFVLVGTSMVRFVQRHTQEARAPWVIALAVVLAVLYLLGPVTEVKADPGRGGMPWPPAPRLAWLGMVVTAWAVLVLLAPSFAWVAVPLFYSVLRTLPPVAAYVLVAFLTLFVIFAQLTLAPRFNLDLVIGPAAVAALTTAVFLHMQRQAVRQHALIDDLVRTRRELAATERREGTLAERQRLSMEIHDTLAQGLSSQQMLLQAADRTWESDPAKARGHLRTAASIAELNLAEARRFVHDLAPADLAHGGGLDAALHALAERESGAGLAVRVHIDAGGRLTPLPERVQSALLRIAQGALANVREHSGATTAALTLTRLDDQVVLDVADNGHGFDPTALPEAPSGARGHGVPAMRARMRQLGGTLTIESAPGEGAVLTAAVPVPAPVP from the coding sequence ATCCGATGTCAAGAGGTGCACGTGCGGCCCGACCCCAGCGCCCCCTCCGACTCCGGCAGTGATCCGGACGACCGGTGGCTGGCCCTGGTCATGCGCGTCACCTTCTTCGTGCTGGTCGGCACGTCGATGGTCCGTTTCGTCCAGCGGCACACCCAGGAGGCCCGTGCCCCCTGGGTGATCGCCCTCGCCGTCGTGCTCGCCGTCCTCTACCTGCTGGGCCCCGTCACGGAGGTCAAGGCGGACCCGGGCCGGGGAGGCATGCCGTGGCCTCCGGCTCCCCGGTTGGCCTGGCTCGGGATGGTCGTCACCGCGTGGGCCGTCCTCGTCCTTCTCGCGCCCAGCTTCGCGTGGGTCGCGGTTCCCCTCTTCTACTCCGTGCTGCGCACGCTGCCGCCCGTTGCCGCGTACGTCCTCGTCGCGTTCCTCACGCTCTTCGTGATCTTCGCGCAGCTGACGCTGGCCCCCCGCTTCAACCTCGACCTGGTGATCGGGCCGGCCGCCGTCGCCGCGCTCACCACTGCGGTCTTCCTCCACATGCAGCGGCAAGCGGTCCGCCAGCACGCCCTCATCGACGACCTCGTCCGCACCCGCCGCGAGCTCGCCGCCACCGAGCGCCGCGAAGGCACCCTCGCCGAACGCCAACGGCTGTCCATGGAGATCCACGACACGCTCGCTCAGGGCTTGTCCAGCCAGCAGATGCTGCTCCAGGCCGCCGACCGGACCTGGGAATCCGACCCGGCCAAGGCCCGCGGTCACCTCCGCACCGCCGCGTCCATCGCCGAGCTCAACCTCGCCGAGGCCCGCCGCTTCGTGCACGACCTCGCACCCGCCGACCTCGCCCACGGCGGCGGCCTCGACGCCGCGCTGCACGCCCTCGCCGAACGGGAGTCCGGCGCGGGGCTCGCGGTGCGCGTCCACATCGATGCGGGCGGGCGCCTCACCCCGCTGCCCGAACGCGTGCAGTCCGCGCTGCTCCGCATCGCCCAGGGCGCGCTGGCCAACGTGCGGGAGCACTCCGGCGCCACCACTGCCGCGCTCACCCTCACCAGGCTCGACGACCAGGTCGTCCTCGATGTGGCCGACAACGGGCACGGGTTCGACCCCACGGCCCTCCCCGAGGCCCCGTCCGGCGCGCGCGGACACGGCGTCCCGGCGATGCGGGCCCGGATGCGCCAGCTCGGCGGGACCCTGACCATCGAGTCGGCGCCCGGCGAGGGCGCCGTCCTGACCGCCGCCGTCCCCGTCCCCGCCCCCGTCCCCTGA
- a CDS encoding AfsR/SARP family transcriptional regulator — MTHFLETTLLGPVRIRAASGGAENALGGAGHALDGAENALGGAKPRTVLAALLLAEGRVVPDSRLIRALWGERPPARSVAQLHTYASRLRAPLDGAARLERVGRGYRLSTAPGQLSCDHRLFAERAALGGTLLRQGDARRAAAVLRSALGLWQGEALADTTEQLAQEERPWLEEARLTALEDRAEAELAGGLPHGLVAELTRLVARYPLRERLRCLLMTAQCRAGQPAAALLQFHSGRELLADRLGVDPGPLLTRTFQQALAGELAA; from the coding sequence ATGACGCACTTCCTGGAGACGACACTGCTCGGACCGGTCCGCATCCGGGCCGCGTCCGGGGGCGCGGAGAACGCGCTGGGCGGCGCGGGACACGCCCTGGACGGCGCGGAGAACGCACTGGGCGGTGCGAAGCCCCGCACGGTCCTCGCCGCACTGCTGCTCGCCGAGGGACGGGTCGTCCCCGACAGCCGCCTGATCCGCGCCCTGTGGGGCGAGCGCCCCCCGGCCCGCTCCGTCGCCCAGCTGCACACCTACGCTTCGCGGCTGCGCGCCCCGCTCGACGGGGCCGCCCGGCTGGAACGGGTGGGACGCGGCTACCGCCTGTCGACCGCCCCCGGACAACTGTCCTGCGATCACCGCCTGTTCGCGGAGCGTGCCGCGCTCGGTGGCACGCTGCTGCGGCAGGGGGACGCGCGACGGGCCGCCGCCGTCCTGCGTTCGGCGCTCGGCCTCTGGCAGGGCGAGGCCCTGGCCGACACCACCGAGCAACTGGCCCAGGAGGAGCGCCCCTGGCTGGAGGAGGCCCGGCTGACCGCCCTGGAGGACCGGGCCGAGGCGGAGCTCGCCGGCGGGCTGCCGCACGGCCTGGTCGCCGAACTGACCCGACTGGTGGCCCGGTACCCGCTGCGGGAGCGGCTGCGCTGCCTGCTGATGACCGCCCAGTGCCGTGCGGGCCAGCCCGCGGCGGCCCTGCTCCAGTTCCACTCCGGCCGGGAACTGCTCGCCGACCGGCTGGGCGTCGACCCCGGCCCGCTGCTCACCCGCACCTTCCAGCAGGCCCTGGCGGGTGAACTCGCCGCCTGA
- a CDS encoding AfsR/SARP family transcriptional regulator, with the protein MASIRFGLLGTLRVTCEDREIRLGGARQRAVLALLLLRHGRTVSVDELAETVWDGSPPPTARTQISICVAQLRKLFREAGVEGEVIVTSHPGYRLDTEGHGLDLVDFLSLTGQVSALAGSGRPAEAADAYRRALALWRGPALDGLPGYALEQEACWLEEQRLTALDGHAELRLALGRHQELTAELAALVREHPLRERTRHSLMLAQYRSGRRADALETFRTGHQLIVDELGLEPGTALRELHNAVLREDPAIAAPTTVPESFAAVAPAVPAAPVTDQEPQDREPRDQPQDQPHGRPQDQPETSPTDSPGGAPADRRPTLSLAPSDLPPNIPSFTGRSGETEVLDALLDGRPDGAPPRVALVTGVAGIGKTALAVHWSHRAAASFPDGCLHVDLGSALATPGEVLGRLLRSLGADDRLPEGEASRISLYRRLLRGRRVLLVLDDASSFAQVAPLLPANGGCCVVVTSRENMDELVLRHGAVRVPLGVLDHADSTALLDRIVTGGRTAGSPAQTARLAELCDGLPLALCIAAARLATRPHWTVRRLADRLADEHRRLDELSIGGSRVRASFELSHGCLSPRLASVYRRLSLLDVPDVPAWAVAALLDCPVETAEQYLDELTDAHLLEVSGPDATGQYRYRFQSLLRLYARERAQEDPDRPAAEAARDRALHSWLTVAEAAHRREYGGDHSVVHGPAPRPHVDRDLLDDLLARPLDWFDSERHCLVAAVTQSARLGLAALAWDLAASTVGFCEIRSNTDDWRRLCEEGLAASRTAGDRQGEGVMLGELGAALLYRGESEASVRLLEEADAVLRAGGEVYGAALNACKLAVVVRQRGDAGAARALLDGALPALRAAGDLSAQAHALNNLAQITLDAGDSQEAVRLGREAVALARGLGATRGAAQAFHRLGRALLAAGRLPEAEEALTEAAGIVRAKHDRLGMAYVLLGLAEARLRAGRAERADEDLAAAFALAEETGSTVLLGRLHLLRVEIEEARAPGAELPQEA; encoded by the coding sequence TTGGCGTCCATACGGTTCGGTCTGCTCGGGACACTCCGGGTGACCTGCGAAGACCGGGAGATCCGGCTCGGCGGTGCCCGTCAGCGTGCGGTGCTCGCCCTGCTCCTGCTGCGGCACGGCCGAACGGTCTCGGTGGACGAGCTCGCCGAAACCGTCTGGGACGGTTCGCCGCCGCCCACCGCCCGGACCCAGATCTCCATCTGCGTCGCCCAGCTGCGCAAGCTGTTCCGGGAGGCGGGCGTCGAGGGCGAGGTCATCGTCACCTCCCACCCCGGGTACCGGCTCGACACGGAGGGTCACGGACTCGACCTCGTGGACTTCCTCTCGCTGACCGGGCAGGTCTCCGCGTTGGCGGGCTCCGGCCGCCCGGCGGAGGCCGCCGACGCCTACCGGCGGGCCCTCGCCCTGTGGCGGGGCCCCGCCCTTGACGGTCTGCCCGGCTACGCGCTGGAGCAGGAGGCGTGCTGGCTGGAGGAGCAGCGGCTGACCGCGCTGGACGGCCACGCCGAACTGCGGCTCGCCCTGGGCCGGCACCAGGAGCTCACCGCCGAACTGGCAGCCCTGGTCAGGGAACACCCACTGCGGGAGCGCACCCGGCACTCGCTGATGCTCGCCCAATACCGTTCCGGCCGCCGCGCCGACGCCCTGGAGACCTTCCGCACCGGGCACCAGCTGATCGTCGACGAGCTGGGGCTCGAACCCGGCACCGCACTGCGGGAGCTGCACAACGCGGTCCTCCGCGAGGACCCGGCCATCGCGGCCCCGACGACCGTGCCCGAGTCCTTCGCGGCCGTCGCGCCGGCCGTGCCCGCCGCACCCGTAACGGACCAGGAGCCGCAGGACCGGGAGCCGCGGGACCAGCCGCAGGATCAGCCGCACGGCCGGCCGCAGGACCAGCCGGAGACCTCGCCCACGGACTCCCCGGGCGGGGCCCCCGCCGACCGCCGCCCCACCCTGTCCCTCGCCCCGTCCGACCTCCCCCCGAACATCCCCTCCTTCACCGGCCGCTCCGGCGAGACCGAGGTCCTCGACGCCCTGCTGGACGGCCGCCCCGACGGCGCGCCGCCCCGGGTCGCCCTGGTCACCGGGGTGGCCGGGATCGGCAAGACCGCGCTGGCCGTGCACTGGTCGCACCGCGCGGCCGCCTCCTTCCCGGACGGCTGCCTCCACGTGGACCTGGGCTCCGCCCTGGCCACCCCCGGCGAGGTCCTGGGCCGTCTGCTGCGCTCGCTCGGCGCCGACGACCGGCTGCCCGAGGGCGAGGCGTCCCGGATCTCGCTCTACCGCAGGCTGCTGCGCGGCCGCCGGGTCCTCCTCGTCCTGGACGACGCCTCTTCGTTCGCGCAGGTCGCCCCGCTGCTGCCGGCCAACGGCGGCTGCTGCGTGGTCGTCACCAGCCGGGAGAACATGGACGAGCTGGTGCTGCGGCACGGCGCCGTGCGGGTGCCGCTCGGCGTGCTGGACCACGCCGACTCCACCGCCCTGCTCGACCGGATCGTCACCGGCGGCCGCACCGCCGGTTCCCCCGCGCAGACGGCTAGGCTGGCCGAACTCTGCGACGGGCTGCCGCTCGCCCTCTGCATCGCCGCCGCACGGCTGGCCACCCGCCCCCACTGGACCGTGCGCCGCCTCGCCGACCGGCTCGCCGACGAGCACCGGCGCCTGGATGAACTCAGCATCGGCGGAAGCCGGGTCCGGGCCAGCTTCGAACTGAGCCACGGCTGCCTGTCGCCGCGCCTGGCCTCCGTGTACCGGCGGCTCTCCCTGCTGGATGTCCCCGACGTGCCGGCCTGGGCCGTGGCCGCCCTCCTGGACTGCCCCGTGGAGACCGCCGAGCAGTACCTGGACGAACTCACCGACGCCCACCTCCTGGAGGTCTCCGGCCCGGACGCCACCGGCCAGTACCGCTACCGCTTCCAGAGCCTGCTCCGCCTCTACGCGCGCGAACGCGCCCAGGAGGACCCCGACCGCCCGGCCGCAGAGGCGGCCCGGGACCGGGCGCTGCACAGCTGGCTGACCGTCGCCGAGGCCGCCCACCGCCGCGAGTACGGCGGCGACCACTCCGTGGTGCACGGACCGGCCCCCCGCCCGCACGTCGACCGGGACCTCCTGGACGACCTGCTGGCCCGCCCGCTGGACTGGTTCGACTCCGAACGCCACTGCCTGGTGGCGGCCGTCACCCAGTCCGCCCGGCTGGGGCTCGCCGCGCTCGCCTGGGACTTGGCCGCCTCCACCGTCGGCTTCTGCGAGATCCGCAGCAACACCGACGACTGGCGCCGCCTCTGCGAGGAGGGCCTGGCGGCCTCCCGGACAGCCGGGGACCGGCAGGGCGAGGGCGTGATGCTCGGCGAGCTGGGCGCCGCACTGCTGTACCGGGGCGAGTCGGAGGCCTCCGTACGGCTCCTGGAGGAGGCGGACGCCGTACTGCGGGCCGGCGGCGAGGTCTACGGGGCCGCGCTGAACGCCTGCAAGCTGGCCGTGGTGGTCCGCCAGCGGGGCGACGCGGGCGCGGCACGTGCACTCCTGGACGGGGCGCTGCCCGCGCTGCGGGCCGCCGGGGACCTCTCCGCGCAGGCCCACGCGCTCAACAACCTCGCCCAGATCACCCTGGACGCGGGGGACTCGCAGGAGGCCGTACGCCTCGGCCGGGAGGCGGTCGCGCTGGCCCGGGGGCTGGGCGCGACCCGGGGCGCGGCCCAGGCCTTCCACCGACTGGGGCGGGCCCTGCTCGCGGCCGGGCGGCTGCCGGAGGCGGAGGAGGCCCTGACCGAGGCCGCCGGGATCGTCCGCGCCAAGCACGACCGGCTCGGCATGGCCTACGTCCTGCTGGGTCTGGCCGAGGCCCGCCTGCGGGCCGGTCGCGCCGAACGGGCCGACGAGGACCTCGCCGCCGCCTTCGCCCTGGCCGAGGAGACCGGCAGCACCGTCCTGCTGGGCCGTCTGCACCTGCTCCGGGTCGAAATCGAGGAGGCGCGGGCACCGGGCGCGGAGCTCCCGCAGGAGGCCTGA
- a CDS encoding proprotein convertase P-domain-containing protein: MKRSVVAVAMASGLLLGAVPAGLVPLVGTAPAAAAGEVPVDPALETGTAGGGTVRVNVVTQTRSGVATAAAAGETEVAYDRLPMVTLTVGQAGLTQLRSNPAVVSVTEDVPVPAMLDGSTVRIGADKAFAAGATGAGTAIAVIDTGVAKNHPFLSGRVTAEACFSVNDESYGATSLCPNGEASQEGTGSADADTGSCAELGAACSHGTHVAGIAAGNGTGLSGAPKRGAAPGANIVAMQVFSRFDSDDYCGAGNSPCVLSFTSSQVKALEKVYALKQSGTDIIAANMSLGAGRWTTGCDTDPRKSVIDSLYSVGVATVVAAGNNGYGDAVNAPGCVPSAVTVGATTNDDQVASFSNRGPLLDVMAPGAAVVSSVPGGGYAAKSGTSMAAPHVAGSLAVLRQKYPAQSLANLVAMLGTTGTPITYTGAVTPRLDLGKAVVGTAAPEPQPAARPRPSQVFDDTDRPIPDPGTLEAPLTVTGVPGNAPKALRVELEGTHPWRGDLKIDLVAPDGKLYRLKSTSGTEGAGALGGFTVDASASPASGTWKLQVQDTSAGSKGTLLGWSLNFPTPFAMTGNLSVPDGGSVTSGLAVAGIGGQAPAALQVAVDITHEWRGDVRIDLLSPDGRTYPLRSDSTAATENGGVLRETYRVDASASPADGTWTLKVSDPYTGSVGTLNAWSMTFPAYEVQTPHSVPDPGTIEVPVTVTGIAGNAPTKLQVYLHATHTWRGDLDVHLVAPDGKAYLVKESVEGEGNGVIQQVYTVDASASPASGVWKLRVEDISAGSSGTLDHWTLKF, from the coding sequence GTGAAGAGATCTGTTGTGGCCGTCGCGATGGCCTCGGGCCTGCTGCTCGGTGCAGTGCCCGCGGGCCTGGTGCCCCTGGTCGGGACGGCCCCGGCGGCGGCGGCCGGCGAGGTCCCGGTGGATCCGGCGCTGGAGACCGGGACCGCGGGCGGCGGCACGGTCCGGGTGAACGTGGTGACCCAGACCCGCTCCGGCGTGGCCACGGCCGCCGCGGCGGGCGAGACGGAGGTGGCGTACGACCGGCTGCCGATGGTCACCCTCACGGTGGGCCAGGCGGGGCTCACCCAACTCCGCTCCAACCCGGCCGTGGTGAGCGTGACGGAGGACGTCCCGGTCCCCGCGATGCTGGACGGCTCGACGGTCCGGATCGGCGCGGACAAGGCATTCGCCGCCGGCGCCACCGGGGCGGGCACCGCGATCGCGGTGATCGACACCGGTGTCGCGAAGAACCACCCCTTCCTGAGCGGCCGGGTGACGGCCGAGGCCTGCTTCTCGGTGAACGACGAGAGTTACGGCGCGACCAGCCTCTGCCCGAACGGCGAGGCCTCCCAGGAGGGCACCGGCAGTGCCGACGCCGACACCGGCAGCTGCGCGGAACTGGGTGCGGCCTGCTCCCACGGCACCCACGTGGCGGGCATAGCCGCCGGCAACGGGACCGGTCTGAGCGGCGCCCCCAAGCGCGGGGCGGCCCCGGGCGCGAACATCGTGGCGATGCAGGTGTTCTCCCGCTTCGACTCCGACGACTACTGCGGCGCCGGCAACAGCCCCTGCGTGCTGAGCTTCACCAGCTCGCAGGTCAAGGCGCTGGAGAAGGTGTACGCGCTGAAGCAGTCCGGCACGGACATCATCGCGGCCAACATGTCGCTGGGCGCCGGCCGTTGGACCACGGGCTGCGACACCGACCCCCGCAAGTCCGTGATCGACAGCCTGTACTCGGTGGGCGTGGCGACGGTGGTCGCGGCCGGCAACAACGGGTACGGCGACGCGGTCAACGCCCCCGGCTGCGTCCCGTCGGCGGTGACGGTCGGCGCGACGACCAACGACGACCAGGTGGCCTCGTTCAGCAACCGCGGCCCGCTGCTGGACGTGATGGCACCCGGCGCGGCCGTGGTGTCCTCGGTCCCGGGCGGCGGCTACGCGGCGAAGAGCGGCACCTCGATGGCGGCCCCGCACGTGGCGGGGTCCCTGGCGGTGCTGCGACAGAAGTACCCTGCGCAGAGCCTCGCGAACCTGGTGGCGATGCTGGGCACCACCGGTACGCCGATCACGTACACCGGCGCCGTCACCCCCCGGCTCGACCTCGGCAAGGCCGTCGTCGGCACGGCCGCCCCCGAGCCGCAGCCGGCCGCCCGGCCGCGACCCTCCCAGGTCTTCGACGACACCGACCGGCCCATCCCGGACCCGGGCACCCTGGAAGCCCCGCTGACCGTCACCGGGGTGCCCGGCAACGCGCCCAAGGCGCTCCGGGTCGAGCTGGAGGGCACCCACCCCTGGCGCGGCGACCTCAAGATCGACCTGGTGGCCCCCGACGGGAAGCTGTACCGCCTGAAGTCCACCTCCGGCACCGAGGGGGCCGGCGCGCTCGGCGGCTTCACCGTCGACGCCTCCGCCTCCCCCGCCTCCGGCACCTGGAAGCTTCAGGTCCAGGACACGTCGGCCGGCTCCAAGGGCACCCTCCTCGGCTGGTCGCTGAACTTCCCCACCCCCTTCGCCATGACCGGCAACCTGAGCGTCCCGGACGGCGGTTCGGTCACCTCCGGCCTCGCGGTGGCCGGCATCGGCGGCCAGGCCCCGGCCGCCCTCCAGGTCGCCGTGGACATCACCCACGAGTGGCGCGGCGACGTCCGGATCGATCTGCTCTCCCCCGACGGCCGGACCTACCCGCTGCGTTCGGACTCCACCGCCGCCACCGAGAACGGCGGGGTGCTCCGCGAGACCTACCGGGTGGACGCCTCCGCCTCGCCCGCTGACGGCACGTGGACGCTGAAGGTCTCCGACCCGTACACCGGCTCCGTCGGCACCCTCAACGCCTGGTCGATGACGTTCCCCGCGTACGAGGTGCAGACCCCGCACTCGGTCCCCGACCCGGGCACCATCGAGGTCCCGGTGACCGTCACCGGCATCGCGGGCAACGCGCCGACGAAGCTCCAGGTGTACCTGCACGCCACCCACACCTGGCGCGGTGACCTGGACGTCCACCTGGTCGCCCCGGACGGCAAGGCGTACCTGGTCAAGGAATCCGTGGAGGGGGAGGGCAACGGCGTGATCCAGCAGGTCTACACGGTGGACGCCTCCGCCTCCCCGGCGAGCGGGGTGTGGAAGCTCCGGGTCGAGGACATCTCGGCCGGCTCCTCCGGGACGCTCGACCACTGGACCCTGAAGTTCTGA
- a CDS encoding phospholipase A2 — protein sequence MRRIALPAVTALSLALLLPQSAIAEDVPSPALEAGETRLIGPGTYQSVDDTFQISENDVSYGLMSRTHTVDGSAAGVAQAQDAPAARADLGVFGPSWEAEFVGGQLNRKLVPGSGSITTTDLDTAESVRYDLTDSVAGANGGSINTYKASDGSTLVESVQWDDLAGVLKTTVTETLNVNLTQAASGDDVPLDSSGNPIPAASLKPSYTWKQVGGSGDNWRVTAVGSAAFKQTTVTYDSTGRVSTVKDPARADVPAQTVKVNYAAATTASGQTLGDVAGQVKDITVTVGQTVQTLARYSYDGSGLLRKVDDPAAGSQLNTYSYDASDRVVAASAEDGASWQLTYSGDVAAPQSVETTGIRPEAGSAVQGAPSEATPDGVAPAAEDFTGGEITSAQAYPSYCSRPESWMWYQYSGCSTKVAHYGWHNPSWRTTPTGAKIRGISGDHCSNSPDKPGGWDFRAACDSHDYGYGTIGNAYKGYRYYLDTNKGIATDVAFYNILYSNTCPAYFWKSACRSTAYTYYTAVFYKGRPKNGANAT from the coding sequence GTGCGCAGAATCGCGCTTCCCGCAGTGACGGCACTGTCACTGGCCCTGCTGCTCCCGCAGTCCGCCATCGCCGAGGACGTCCCCTCCCCGGCGCTGGAGGCCGGGGAGACCCGGCTGATCGGCCCGGGTACGTACCAGTCGGTCGACGACACCTTCCAGATATCCGAGAACGACGTGTCGTACGGCCTGATGAGCCGGACCCACACGGTGGACGGGAGCGCGGCGGGCGTCGCCCAGGCCCAGGACGCCCCGGCCGCCCGCGCCGACCTCGGGGTGTTCGGTCCGAGCTGGGAGGCCGAGTTCGTCGGCGGCCAGCTGAACCGCAAGCTGGTCCCCGGCTCCGGTTCGATCACCACCACCGACCTGGACACCGCCGAGTCGGTCCGCTACGACCTGACCGACTCGGTGGCCGGCGCCAACGGCGGCAGCATCAACACTTACAAGGCGTCCGACGGTTCCACCCTGGTGGAGAGCGTGCAGTGGGACGACCTCGCCGGCGTGCTGAAGACCACGGTCACCGAGACGCTCAACGTCAACCTCACCCAGGCCGCCTCCGGTGACGACGTGCCGCTGGACTCCTCCGGGAACCCGATCCCGGCTGCCTCCCTGAAGCCGTCCTACACCTGGAAGCAGGTCGGCGGCAGCGGCGACAACTGGCGGGTGACGGCGGTCGGCAGCGCCGCCTTCAAGCAGACGACGGTCACCTACGACAGCACCGGCCGCGTCTCCACCGTCAAGGACCCGGCGCGTGCCGACGTCCCCGCGCAGACCGTCAAGGTCAACTACGCGGCGGCCACCACCGCATCCGGACAGACCCTCGGCGATGTCGCGGGCCAGGTCAAGGACATCACCGTCACCGTCGGCCAGACCGTGCAGACGCTGGCCCGCTACTCGTACGACGGCTCCGGCCTGCTCCGCAAGGTCGACGACCCGGCGGCCGGCAGCCAGCTCAACACCTACAGCTACGACGCCTCGGACCGGGTGGTCGCCGCCTCCGCCGAGGACGGCGCGTCCTGGCAGCTGACCTACTCCGGTGACGTGGCCGCCCCGCAGTCGGTGGAGACCACCGGGATCCGCCCGGAGGCCGGCAGCGCCGTCCAGGGCGCCCCCAGCGAGGCGACGCCGGACGGCGTCGCCCCGGCCGCCGAGGACTTCACCGGCGGCGAGATCACCTCCGCCCAGGCCTACCCGAGCTACTGCTCCCGGCCCGAGTCGTGGATGTGGTACCAGTACAGCGGCTGCTCGACCAAGGTCGCCCACTACGGCTGGCACAACCCGAGCTGGCGCACCACCCCGACCGGCGCCAAGATCAGGGGCATCTCGGGGGACCACTGCAGCAACAGCCCCGACAAGCCCGGCGGCTGGGACTTCCGTGCTGCTTGCGACTCGCACGACTACGGCTACGGAACCATCGGCAACGCGTACAAGGGCTACCGCTACTACCTGGACACCAACAAGGGCATAGCCACCGACGTCGCGTTCTACAACATCCTGTACAGCAACACCTGCCCGGCGTACTTCTGGAAGAGCGCCTGCCGGTCCACCGCGTACACGTACTACACCGCGGTCTTCTACAAGGGCCGCCCGAAGAACGGTGCCAACGCCACCTGA
- a CDS encoding FAD-dependent oxidoreductase, giving the protein MDPDANSPAPEASGASGEPAPAPSHRPSHRPSRRTVIAGAAAVAAAGGLTVAVTSAETSQAVPGAAVADWSTCLTVARAILVRDDEDQPLVPRYADILLRNGLPRSRRPGKKVLIVGAGPAGLTAAHLLREAGHKVTVIEANANRVGGRIKTFRTGGHEKAAPAFADPKQYAEAGAMRIPDSHPLVTGLMDGLGLKRRRFHLVDVDAAGRPAYRTWIHVNGIRVRRADYARAPQALNRSFGVPQAYESVPASKIVRDAFAPVRGEIDGKKDKDLVEGWARVIQRYGHMSMYRFLTEEAKLDERTIDLIGTVENLTSRLHLAFVHSFIGASLISPDTAFYELPDGTATLADAMYARVKDLVRLDRRVTRIVHGDGKVTVETVSEGRGGSPVRRETFTADTAVITVPFSGLRHIPITPALSYGKRRAVTELHYDAATKVLLEFSRRWWEFDEADWKRELEAVQPGLYRKYQTGQSPANGTLLGAHPSVPEGHISAGQRSHYAASRVVTRDQPEAARVVGGGSVTDNPNRFMFQPSYPVEGSAGGVILASYSWADDALKWDSLDDEERYPRALAGVQEVFGQRVEVFYTGVGRTQSWMRDPYAYGEASVLLPGQHTELFPHVRKAEGNLHFAGCHTSIKPAWIEGALESAVRTALEVHTA; this is encoded by the coding sequence ATGGATCCCGATGCCAACTCCCCAGCCCCCGAAGCTTCCGGAGCATCCGGCGAGCCCGCGCCGGCGCCCTCCCACCGGCCCTCCCACCGGCCCTCCCGCCGTACCGTCATCGCCGGCGCGGCAGCCGTCGCGGCGGCCGGCGGGCTGACGGTGGCCGTCACCTCCGCCGAGACCTCGCAGGCCGTCCCCGGCGCCGCCGTCGCCGACTGGAGCACCTGCCTGACCGTGGCCCGGGCCATCCTCGTACGGGACGACGAGGACCAGCCGCTCGTACCGCGCTACGCCGACATCCTGCTCAGGAACGGCCTGCCCCGCTCGCGCCGCCCCGGCAAGAAGGTGCTGATCGTCGGCGCCGGGCCGGCCGGCCTCACCGCCGCGCACCTCCTGCGCGAGGCCGGACACAAGGTCACCGTCATCGAGGCCAACGCCAACCGGGTGGGCGGCCGGATCAAGACCTTCCGCACCGGCGGCCACGAGAAAGCCGCCCCGGCCTTCGCCGACCCGAAGCAGTACGCCGAGGCCGGCGCGATGCGCATCCCCGACAGCCACCCGCTGGTCACCGGGCTGATGGACGGTCTCGGCCTCAAGCGCAGGCGCTTCCACCTGGTCGACGTCGACGCGGCCGGCCGTCCCGCCTACCGGACCTGGATCCACGTCAACGGCATCCGCGTCCGCCGGGCCGATTACGCGCGCGCCCCGCAGGCGCTCAATCGTTCCTTCGGAGTACCGCAGGCGTACGAGTCCGTGCCCGCATCCAAGATCGTCCGCGACGCCTTCGCCCCCGTGCGGGGGGAGATCGACGGCAAGAAGGACAAGGACCTCGTCGAGGGCTGGGCGCGCGTCATCCAGCGCTACGGACACATGTCGATGTACCGCTTCCTGACGGAGGAGGCCAAGCTCGACGAGCGGACCATCGACCTGATCGGAACGGTCGAGAACCTCACCTCCCGCCTGCACCTCGCCTTCGTGCACAGCTTCATCGGTGCCTCGCTGATCAGCCCCGACACCGCCTTCTACGAACTGCCCGACGGCACCGCCACCCTGGCCGACGCGATGTACGCGCGGGTCAAGGACCTCGTACGCCTCGATCGCCGGGTGACCCGCATCGTCCACGGCGACGGCAAGGTCACGGTCGAGACCGTCTCCGAGGGCCGCGGCGGCAGCCCCGTGCGGCGCGAGACCTTCACCGCCGACACCGCCGTCATCACCGTCCCCTTCTCGGGGCTGCGCCACATCCCCATCACCCCGGCGCTCTCGTACGGCAAGCGGCGCGCGGTCACCGAGCTGCACTACGACGCCGCCACCAAGGTGCTGCTCGAATTCAGCCGCCGCTGGTGGGAGTTCGACGAGGCCGACTGGAAGCGCGAGCTGGAGGCAGTGCAGCCCGGCCTCTACCGCAAGTACCAGACCGGTCAGAGCCCGGCGAACGGAACCCTGCTGGGCGCCCACCCCTCCGTGCCCGAGGGGCACATCTCCGCGGGCCAGCGCTCCCACTACGCCGCCAGCCGCGTGGTCACCCGCGATCAGCCCGAGGCCGCCCGCGTCGTCGGCGGCGGCTCGGTGACCGACAACCCCAACCGCTTCATGTTCCAGCCCTCCTACCCCGTCGAGGGCAGCGCCGGCGGTGTCATCCTCGCCTCCTACAGCTGGGCGGACGACGCCCTGAAGTGGGACTCCCTGGACGACGAGGAGCGCTACCCGCGCGCCCTCGCCGGAGTTCAGGAGGTGTTCGGGCAGCGCGTCGAGGTGTTCTACACCGGCGTCGGCCGCACCCAGTCCTGGATGCGCGACCCGTACGCCTACGGTGAGGCGTCCGTACTGCTGCCCGGCCAGCACACCGAGCTCTTCCCGCACGTCCGCAAGGCCGAGGGCAACCTGCACTTCGCCGGATGCCACACCTCCATCAAGCCCGCGTGGATCGAGGGAGCCCTGGAATCCGCGGTGCGGACCGCCCTGGAAGTGCACACGGCGTAG